In Zingiber officinale cultivar Zhangliang chromosome 6A, Zo_v1.1, whole genome shotgun sequence, a single genomic region encodes these proteins:
- the LOC121997490 gene encoding beta-glucosidase 4-like isoform X1, translating to MAGSSFAWVDLKSHGGVRCEWCGDLKGPRLFLSMASSKVVIGGVKAAREVTRRDFPGDFVFGSATSAYQVEGARREGGKGDSIWDIFSGKKENIKDGCNGDIAVDQYHRFKEDVELMCILGFGAYRFSIAWTRIFPDGLGSKISEDGVAYYNSLIDFLLEKGIQPYATLYHWDLPNILHESIGGWLSENIVQYFALYAEVCFEKFGDRVKHWITINEPRQTAINGYGYGVFAPGRHQNSSVEPYLAAHYQLLAHAAAVSVYQKKFKDTQGGLIGLVVDCEWAEPFSDKLEDKLAAERWLDFQLGWYLDPIYHGEYPLSMRERVGDQLPKFSEADKELLRNSTDFIGLNHYTTKFVRHVENTGGLHFYQVQESHITAIGSDGEAVGARAASEWLYIVPWGLRKLLNYIAKRYHNPSIYITENGMDQEETETASLEELLDDQMRVDYYKTYLRAVADAIKDGVDVRGYFAWSFLDNFEWAEGYTKRFGMVYIDYKNGLTRYPKSSALWFSHFLKDGEEDCGKKGDQE from the exons ATGGCCGGGTCTTCGTTCGCTTGGGTCGATTTAAAGAGCCATGGTGGAGTCCGGTGCGAATGGTGTGGGGATCTGAAAGGGCCGCGCCTCTTCCTGTCGATGGCCAGCTCCAAGGTGGTTATTGGCGGCGTAAAGGCCGCCAGAGAGGTCACCCGGCGCGACTTCCCTGGGGACTTCGTCTTCGGATCCGCCACCTCGGCTTACCAG gtagaaggagcaagaagagagggtGGAAAAGGAGATAGCATTTGGGATATTTTTTCAGGGAAAAAAG AGAACATAAAGGATGGATGTAATGGAGACATTGCAGTAGATCAATATCATCGTTTCAAG GAGGATGTGGAGCTTATGTGCATTCTAGGGTTTGGAGCTTATCGATTTTCTATAGCTTGGACTCGAATATTTCCTG ATGGATTAGGAAGTAAGATCAGTGAGGATGGAGTTGCTTATTATAACAGTTTGATCGATTTTCTACTAGAAAAAG GTATACAGCCTTATGCCACACTGTATCATTGGGACCTTCCAAATATTCTGCACGAGTCTATAGGGGGATGGCTGTCAGAGAATATTGT GCAATATTTTGCATTGTATGCTGAAGTTTGTTTTGAGAAGTTTGGAGACAGGGTGAAGCACTGGATAACAATCAATGAACCACGACAAACAGCTATTAATGGATATGGTTATGGTGTTTTTGCTCCTGGAAGACATCAAAACTCATCTGTGGAGCCTTATTTAGCTGCCCATTACCAACTTTTGGCTCATGCAGCTGCTGTTTCTGTTTACCAGAAGAAATTTAAG GATACTCAAGGTGGTCTAATTGGCCTGGTAGTGGATTGTGAGTGGGCTGAACCATTTTCTGATAAACTGGAAGATAAACTTGCTGCTGAGAGATGGCTGGACTTTCAGCTTGGATG GTATCTGGATCCAATTTACCATGGGGAGTATCCCTTGTCTATGCGCGAGAGGGTTGGAGATCAACTTCCAAAATTTTCAGAGGCAGATAAGGAGTTGTTGAGGAATTCAACTGATTTTATTGGTCTTAATCATTACACCACTAAGTTTGTTCGTCATGTAGAAAACACAGGAGGTCTTCATTTTTATCAAGTTCAAGAatcacatatcacag CCATAGGGAGTGATGGTGAAGCTGTTGGTGCAAGG GCTGCATCAGAATGGCTCTACATTGTTCCATGGGGTTTACGGAAGCTTCTTAACTATATAGCAAAGCGCTACCACAATCCTTCAATATACATTACTGAGAATG GCATGGATCAAGAAGAAACTGAAACAGCCAGTCTTGAGGAATTACTCGATGACCAAATGAGAGTTGATTACTATAAAACATACCTCAGAGCAGTTGCTGATGCAATCAA GGATGGTGTCGATGTCCGGGGATATTTTGCATGGTCATTCTTGGATAATTTCGAATGGGCAGAAGGATACACCAAACGGTTTGGGATGGTCTATATCGACTACAAGAATGGTCTTACTAGGTACCCCAAATCGAGTGCCCTTTGGTTTTCTCATTTCTTGAAGGATGGTGAAGAAGATTGCGGAaaaaagggagatcaagagtga
- the LOC121997490 gene encoding beta-glucosidase 4-like isoform X2 — MCILGFGAYRFSIAWTRIFPDGLGSKISEDGVAYYNSLIDFLLEKGIQPYATLYHWDLPNILHESIGGWLSENIVQYFALYAEVCFEKFGDRVKHWITINEPRQTAINGYGYGVFAPGRHQNSSVEPYLAAHYQLLAHAAAVSVYQKKFKDTQGGLIGLVVDCEWAEPFSDKLEDKLAAERWLDFQLGWYLDPIYHGEYPLSMRERVGDQLPKFSEADKELLRNSTDFIGLNHYTTKFVRHVENTGGLHFYQVQESHITAIGSDGEAVGARAASEWLYIVPWGLRKLLNYIAKRYHNPSIYITENGMDQEETETASLEELLDDQMRVDYYKTYLRAVADAIKDGVDVRGYFAWSFLDNFEWAEGYTKRFGMVYIDYKNGLTRYPKSSALWFSHFLKDGEEDCGKKGDQE; from the exons ATGTGCATTCTAGGGTTTGGAGCTTATCGATTTTCTATAGCTTGGACTCGAATATTTCCTG ATGGATTAGGAAGTAAGATCAGTGAGGATGGAGTTGCTTATTATAACAGTTTGATCGATTTTCTACTAGAAAAAG GTATACAGCCTTATGCCACACTGTATCATTGGGACCTTCCAAATATTCTGCACGAGTCTATAGGGGGATGGCTGTCAGAGAATATTGT GCAATATTTTGCATTGTATGCTGAAGTTTGTTTTGAGAAGTTTGGAGACAGGGTGAAGCACTGGATAACAATCAATGAACCACGACAAACAGCTATTAATGGATATGGTTATGGTGTTTTTGCTCCTGGAAGACATCAAAACTCATCTGTGGAGCCTTATTTAGCTGCCCATTACCAACTTTTGGCTCATGCAGCTGCTGTTTCTGTTTACCAGAAGAAATTTAAG GATACTCAAGGTGGTCTAATTGGCCTGGTAGTGGATTGTGAGTGGGCTGAACCATTTTCTGATAAACTGGAAGATAAACTTGCTGCTGAGAGATGGCTGGACTTTCAGCTTGGATG GTATCTGGATCCAATTTACCATGGGGAGTATCCCTTGTCTATGCGCGAGAGGGTTGGAGATCAACTTCCAAAATTTTCAGAGGCAGATAAGGAGTTGTTGAGGAATTCAACTGATTTTATTGGTCTTAATCATTACACCACTAAGTTTGTTCGTCATGTAGAAAACACAGGAGGTCTTCATTTTTATCAAGTTCAAGAatcacatatcacag CCATAGGGAGTGATGGTGAAGCTGTTGGTGCAAGG GCTGCATCAGAATGGCTCTACATTGTTCCATGGGGTTTACGGAAGCTTCTTAACTATATAGCAAAGCGCTACCACAATCCTTCAATATACATTACTGAGAATG GCATGGATCAAGAAGAAACTGAAACAGCCAGTCTTGAGGAATTACTCGATGACCAAATGAGAGTTGATTACTATAAAACATACCTCAGAGCAGTTGCTGATGCAATCAA GGATGGTGTCGATGTCCGGGGATATTTTGCATGGTCATTCTTGGATAATTTCGAATGGGCAGAAGGATACACCAAACGGTTTGGGATGGTCTATATCGACTACAAGAATGGTCTTACTAGGTACCCCAAATCGAGTGCCCTTTGGTTTTCTCATTTCTTGAAGGATGGTGAAGAAGATTGCGGAaaaaagggagatcaagagtga
- the LOC121997491 gene encoding 2-alkenal reductase (NADP(+)-dependent)-like, giving the protein MAGEAGDGVVVQNKQVLLKNFMVGSAKESDMELRESTISLKLPPGTEGAILVKNLFLSCDPYMRGRMREYYESYIPPFQPGKPIEGFGVSKVIDSTNQKFGVGDYITGLTGWEEYSIITRTDQLRKVESLDIPLSYHVGLLGMPGFTAYVGFYEICSPKKGDCVFISAASGAVGQLVGQLAKLHGCFVVGSAGSADKIELLKHKLGYDEAFNYKEEPDLVAALKRYFPNGIDIYFDNVGGEMLDAALVNMKVHGRIAVCGMVSQSAVSYPKGITNLYMLVTKRLTMKGFIQSDYLHLFPQFMEAISNLYKQGKIVYIEDMNEGLENGPAAFIGLFSGKNIGKQVVHVADE; this is encoded by the exons ATGGCTGGCGAAGCTGGGGATGGCGTGGTGGTGCAGAACAAGCAGGTGCTGCTGAAGAACTTCATGGTCGGATCGGCTAAGGAGTCCGACATGGAGTTGCGCGAGAGCACCATCAGCCTCAAGCTTCCTCCCGGGACGGAAGGCGCCATCTTGGTCAAGAATCTCTTCCTCTCGTGCGATCCCTACATGAGGGGGCGGATGAGGGAGTACTACGAGTCCTATATCCCGCCTTTCCAGCCCGGGAAG CCCATAGAAGGATTTGGGGTGTCCAAAGTGATTGATTCCACAAACCAGAAATTTGGTGTGGGTGATTATATCACAGGTCTAACTGGCTGGGAAGAGTACAGTATTATTACAAGGACCGATCAGCTGAGAAAAGTTGAAAGTCTTGACATCCCTCTTTCATATCACGTCGGACTTCTTG GTATGCCCGGTTTTACAGCTTATGTTGGCTTCTATGAGATCTGTTCTCCAAAGAAAGGTGATTGTGTCTTCATATCTGCTGCATCTGGAGCAGTTGGCCAACTTGTTGGTCAGCTTGCCAAACTACATGGCTGTTTTGTCGTTGGAAGTGCTGGGTCAGCCGATAAG ATTGAACTTCTGAAGCACAAGCTAGGATACGATGAAGCATTCAATTACAAAGAGGAACCTGACCTGGTTGCAGCCCTCAAGAG GTACTTTCCCAATGGCATCGACATCTACTTCGACAATGTAGGTGGGGAAATGCTCGATGCAGCACTCGTCAACATGAAAGTCCACGGAAGAATTGCTGTATGTGGGATGGTCTCTCAAAGTGCTGTCTCTTATCCTAAGGGTATCACCAACCTGTACATGCTAGTGACCAAGCGCCTCACCATGAAGGGCTTCATCCAGAGTGACTACCTGCACTTGTTCCCTCAATTCATGGAAGCCATATCAAACTTGTACAAGCAAGGGAAGATTGTTTATATAGAGGACATGAACGAAGGGCTGGAGAATGGCCCGGCGGCCTTTATTGGACTGTTTTCTGGCAAGAATATTGGCAAGCAAGTAGTCCACGTCGCGGACGAGTAA